The following proteins come from a genomic window of Bradysia coprophila strain Holo2 unplaced genomic scaffold, BU_Bcop_v1 contig_138, whole genome shotgun sequence:
- the LOC119073197 gene encoding uncharacterized protein LOC119073197 gives MYPESCVAQNVFGFDAADLFNPFTKFKPDSFPFGSNWYYFCALHFVTAVMLNVLSDTDSETQKKHKSFIESLVFGIYVTTLGVSAKLMAVSYTKGNNIYYNIQHMSLMFIALFRMVTTTSFHLLVMQPNIQKIELMRWKGLIDLTYTSLCTVLFIVIICFSLLPTDFCPIFAVTVTLFVLRKKNNLREVFPLLNTDNVQLTFGSIKSREAS, from the exons ATGTATCCTGAGTCATGTGTCGCGCAAAATGTATTCGGTTTCGATGCAGCTGATTTGTTTAATCCATTTACTAAATTTAAGCCTGATTCG TTTCCCTTTGGATCGAATTGGTATTACTTTTGTGCCTTGCATTTCGTAACAG CCGTCATGTTAAATGTGTTGTCTGATACCGATTCTGagacacaaaagaaacacaaaaGTTTCATTGAGTCCCTAGTGTTTGGTATTTACGTTACCACTCTCGGTGTGTCAGCAAAACTAATGGCCGTTTCTTACACGAAAGGaaacaatatttattacaACATTCAACACATGTCTTTAATGTTCATCGCCTTATTTCGTATGGTTACGACGACTTCCTTTCATTTGTTGGTTATGCAACCAAACATTCAAAAG ATTGAACTTATGAGGTGGAAAGGATTGATAGATCTGACTTATACGTCTCTGTGTACCGTGCTCTTCATagtaataatttgtttttcgcttCTGCCAACCGATTTCTGTCCAATTTTCGCTGTCACTGTGACTCTCTTCGTTTTGCGTAAGAAAAATAATCTGAGGGAAGTTTTCCCTTTACTGAATACTGACAATGTTCAATTgaccttcggctct ATTAAATCTCGCGAAGCGTCCTAA